A stretch of the Nicotiana tabacum cultivar K326 chromosome 6, ASM71507v2, whole genome shotgun sequence genome encodes the following:
- the LOC107804890 gene encoding AP-3 complex subunit delta-like, translating into MAGGPSLLDSLFQRSLEDLIKGLRLYVGDESTFISKAVDEIRREIKSTDQQTKATALQKLTYLHSIHGVDMSWAAFHAIELSSSQSFNFKRIAYLAASLSFDPSTTDVILLLTHQLRKDLSSPNPHEVSLALHTLYFISTPDLARDLTPEVFTLLNSNKGSTRKKAIAIILRLFELYPDAVRVCFKRLVENLENSDPAIVSAVVGVFCELASREPKSYLPLAPEFYKILVDSRNNWLLIKVLKIFVKLAPLEPRLGKKLVEPICDHLRRTGAKSLSFECVRTILSSFSEYDSAVKLSVEKIREFLNDDDPNLKYLGLQALTIVAPKHLWAVMENKDFVIKSLSDADANIKLEALQLVMAMVSEDNMAEICRVLINYALKSDPEFCNEILECILLTCSRNVYEIIVDFDWYVSLLGEMSRILHCQKGEEIENQLVDIGMRVKDARPELVRVGRDLLIDPALLGNPFIHPILSAAAWVSGEYVRFSKNPLEIMEALLQPRTSLLPPSIKAVYIQSAFKVLTFYLHYAISTEEVISSASQGVADIMHGAVQENSQFVRAGLVAENDSDDGGLNHRMLHRPVRDVSVESFEDMAVAHDWLSSTSFKGEPITEESIVNILNLVETTLGPLAGSHEVEILERSRNVLGLVELVREELPGYLVKREEDNDKGQRKTHEMIKLIAEAFSEELGPVSASSQERVPIPEGMVLNQSLNDLDAICGDFELHIPTSFSLGRSISSEKDDVTMSDRQGKEEFEPTESTSLLAEHRKRHGLYYLQSQKKESINDEYPPANDLKTGENADDKADDLIKLTEQSLFPKKKTNQAKPRPVVVKLDDGDGPFIPIKKVDSKDDLISGAVRDVLFGDEATASSSRTKKSDKSSSKRRQKDKLDIDKSSGPKEDSKFMENSELENANLRRSKRHSRGKEKKHRSNAKDRDEHEEGDKQKVSHHHGKHKSRQRAEGALTLAAQSPVIPDFLL; encoded by the coding sequence ATGGCCGGTGGTCCGTCTCTTCTCGATTCTCTCTTCCAGCGATCTTTAGAAGACTTAATTAAAGGTCTCCGTCTCTACGTCGGCGACGAATCAACTTTCATCTCCAAAGCCGTCGACGAGATCCGCCGCGAAATCAAGTCCACCGATCAGCAGACAAAAGCAACCGCCCTTCAGAAACTCACTTACTTGCACTCAATTCATGGCGTCGACATGTCGTGGGCTGCTTTTCACGCTATAGAACTCTCTTCCTCTCAGTCTTTCAATTTCAAACGCATTGCTTATCTCGCCGCTTCTCTTTCCTTCGATCCTTCCACTACTGACGTCATCCTCCTGCTGACTCATCAGCTTCGCAAGGACCTATCCTCTCCTAATCCACACGAAGTAAGCCTCGCTCTTCACACTCTTTATTTCATTTCGACTCCTGATTTAGCTCGTGATTTAACTCCTGAGGTATTCACTTTACTGAATAGTAACAAAGGTTCTACTAGGAAAAAAGCTATTGCTATTATTTTGAGACTATTCGAGTTGTATCCAGATGCGGTTAGGGTTTGTTTTAAGAGATTagttgaaaatttggagaatTCTGATCCGGCTATTGTATCCGCTGTTGTTGGTGTTTTTTGTGAACTTGCTAGCAGAGAACCAAAATCTTATCTCCCGTTAGCGCCCGAATTTTATAAGATATTGGTAGATTCGCGGAATAATTGGCTGTTGATTAAAGTTCTGAAGATTTTTGTGAAGTTGGCTCCATTGGAGCCGAGGTTGGGGAAAAAGCTGGTGGAGCCAATCTGCGATCATTTGAGGAGAACGGGTGCAAAGTCATTGTCTTTTGAATGTGTGAGGACTATTCTTAGTAGTTTCAGCGAGTATGACTCTGCCGTGAAGCTTTCTGTTGAGAAGATTAGGGAgtttttgaatgatgatgatccGAATCTCAAGTATCTCGGTTTGCAAGCACTTACTATTGTTGCGCCCAAGCATTTGTGGGCAGTTATGGAGAATAAGGATTTTGTGATTAAATCGTTAAGTGATGCGGATGCAAATATTAAACTTGAGGCCTTGCAGCTTGTCATGGCCATGGTTTCCGAGGATAATATGGCGGAAATTTGCAGGGTTTTGATCAATTATGCTCTTAAGTCAGACCCAGAGTTTTGTAATGAAATTCTGGAGTGCATCTTGTTGACTTGTTCCAGGAATGTGTATGAGATAATTGTGGATTTTGATTGGTATGTATCACTTCTTGGGGAAATGTCGAGAATTCTGCACTGTCAGAAGGGGGAGGAGATAGAGAACCAGCTTGTGGATATAGGCATGAGAGTCAAAGATGCAAGACCAGAACTTGTTCGAGTTGGCCGTGATTTGCTAATTGATCCTGCGTTGCTTGGCAATCCTTTCATACACCCGATTTTATCAGCAGCTGCTTGGGTGTCAGGGGAGTATGTTCGATTTTCCAAAAACCCATTGGAAATTATGGAAGCACTGTTGCAACCAAGAACCAGTTTATTGCCGCCATCAATTAAAGCCGTATATATCCAGTCTGCATTTAAAGTACTTACCTTTTATCTGCATTATGCTATATCTACCGAGGAAGTTATTTCTTCAGCTTCCCAAGGAGTGGCAGATATAATGCATGGAGCAGTACAAGAGAATTCTCAGTTTGTAAGAGCTGGATTGGTTGCTGAAAATGACTCAGATGACGGGGGTTTGAATCACAGGATGTTACATCGACCTGTTAGGGATGTTTCAGTAGAGAGTTTTGAGGATATGGCTGTTGCTCATGACTGGTTGTCCTCAACTTCCTTCAAGGGGGAGCCAATCACTGAAGAATCTATTGTTAACATATTAAATCTTGTTGAAACCACGCTGGGACCACTAGCAGGAAGCCATGAGGTGGAGATACTGGAGAGGTCAAGAAATGTCCTTGGTTTGGTTGAATTGGTAAGAGAAGAATTACCTGGTTACTTGGTGAAAAGGGAAGAAGATAATGACAAGGGACAAAGGAAGACTCATGAAATGATCAAATTAATTGCTGAAGCCTTTTCGGAAGAGCTCGGTCCAGTTTCAGCAAGTTCTCAGGAAAGGGTACCAATACCTGAAGGAATGGTGCTTAATCAAAGTCTGAATGATCTGGATGCCATATGTGGTGACTTCGAGTTGCATATACCTACTTCTTTCTCCCTTGGAAGATCAATTTCCTCCGAAAAGGATGATGTTACCATGTCTGATCGGCAAGGTAAGGAAGAATTTGAACCAACTGAATCAACATCTCTTCTTGCAGAGCATCGCAAACGCCATGGGCTATACTATTTACAGTCACAGAAAAAGGAATCGATAAATGATGAATACCCACCTGCTAATGACCTCAAGACTGGAGAGAATGCTGATGACAAGGCTGATGATCTTATTAAGCTGACAGAACAATCTCTCTTCCCTAAGAAAAAGACAAACCAGGCAAAGCCTAGGCCTGTAGTAGTGAAACTGGATGATGGAGATGGACCTTTTATCCCCATAAAGAAGGTAGATTCCAAAGATGACTTAATCTCTGGTGCTGTGAGAGATGTTCTTTTCGGTGATGAAGCCACAGCATCATCATCACGAACTAAGAAGTCTGATAAGTCATCTAGTAAGAGAAGACAGAAGGACAAGTTAGACATAGACAAGTCTTCCGGACCAAAAGAGGATTCTAAATTCATGGAGAATTCTGAACTAGAAAATGCAAATTTGAGAAGAAGCAAACGCCATTCTCGTGGTAAAGAGAAGAAACATAGAAGTAATGCAAAAGATAGAGATGAACATGAAGAGGGAGATAAGCAGAAGGTTAGCCATCATCATGGCAAGCATAAATCCCGACAAAGGGCAGAAGGGGCTCTAACATTAGCAGCACAATCACCTGTTATTCCTGATTTTCTTTTGTAG
- the LOC107804889 gene encoding glycosyltransferase BC10-like — protein MKNEQNNQLFSTTKLFCSQRYLHNLVAYFILFGSGLIIGISLSFYLKDLPNTLQNKLFYPQSPPQQPTYTPIITSSPQIPLVLNDNSINSETKSLGRIGLRDYLKPPKSCKHDMKDEELIWRASMVPRVRVLPFKRTPKIAFMFLTRGSLPLAPLWERFFRGYEGLYSIYIHSQPSFNGNAPEEGPIFHGRRIPSKRVEWGKFNMVEAERRLLANALLDLSNERFVLLSESCIPLYNFTTIYNYIMNSTKTFMESYDLPSPVGRGRYNKKMQPWITLDQWRKGSQWFEVDREIAIDIITDQKYFQLFKRYCKPACYSDEHYLPTFVTMRYWWKNGNRTLTWVDWTKGGPHPTRFIRTDVTADLLNRMRNGTQCEYNGDPTNMCYLFARKFLPSTLDRLLRFAPKIMKFG, from the exons atgaagaatgaaCAAAATAACCAACTATTTTCCACTACAAAATTATTTTGTTCTCAAAGGTACCTCCATAATCTCGTTGCCTATTTTATCTTATTCGGGTCTGGTTTAATTATTGGTATATCACTAAGTTTCTATCTCAAAGATCTTCCTAACACTTTACAAAACAAATTATTCTATCCTCAATCACCCCCACAACAACCAACCTACACACCAATTATTACATCATCACCACAAATACCTTTGGTTTTAAATGATAATTCGATAAATAGTGAAACCAAAAGTTTAGGAAGAATAGGGTTAAGAGATTATCTTAAGCCACCAAAATCATGTAAACATGATATGAAAGATGAAGAGTTGATTTGGAGGGCTTCAATGGTGCCACGTGTTCGAGTTTTGCCGTTTAAAAGAACGCCAAAGATTGCTTTTATGTTTCTTACAAGAGGAAGTTTGCCATTGGCTCCACTTTGGGAAAGATTTTTCAGAGGATATGAAGGGCTTTATTCCATTTACATTCATTCTCAACCTTCCTTTAATGGAAATGCTCCCGAAGAAGGACCCATCTTTCATGGCCGAAGAATACCAAGTAAG AGAGTAGAGTGGGGAAAATTCAACATGGTGGAAGCAGAACGTCGATTACTAGCCAATGCATTGCTAGACTTATCAAACGAACGTTTTGTACTTCTTTCAGAGTCGTGCATTCCTTTATACAACTTCACCACCATCTACAACTACATCATGAACTCGACGAAAACTTTCATGGAGTCTTATGATCTGCCGAGTCCCGTGGGCCGAGGTCGTTACAACAAGAAAATGCAACCCTGGATCACCCTCGACCAATGGCGAAAAGGGTCCCAATGGTTTGAAGTCGATCGCGAAATCGCGATTGACATAATTACCGATCAGAAATATTTCCAATTATTCAAGAGATATTGCAAGCCGGCATGTTATTCCGACGAGCATTATTTGCCAACTTTTGTGACTATGAGATATTGGTGGAAAAATGGGAATAGGACGTTGACTTGGGTTGACTGGACCAAAGGTGGGCCCCATCCGACAAGGTTTATTAGGACAGATGTGACAGCAGATTTGCTGAATCGGATGAGGAATGGGACCCAGTGTGAGTATAATGGGGACCCCACTAACATGTGTTACTTGTTTGCTAGGAAGTTTTTACCTAGTACTTTAGATAGGCTTTTGAGGTTTGCTCCTAAAATCATGAaatttggttga